The region AAGTTACCGCCAGAGAAAACATGGACTGCTCGCACAGTGTGAGGAGAAGCAGATCGCTCTGCGCTGCGTATTTCTCTTCAACAGCCTGGCGCAGCGCGGTCCATTGCAGTTTTCTCAGATCGACCTGGCTATGGAGAATTTACTCATCAGAGTGCAGGATAAACTGCAGGCCTCATGAAAAAAGCCGTGACCGCAGTACTGGTGTTTCTGATTCGCGTCTATAAGTTCGCGATCTCACCGCTGTTTCCTCCTTCCTGTCGATTCTATCCTACCTGTTCATCCTACACGATGGAAGCCATACAGAAACATGGTCCGGCCAAGGGCAGCTGGCTGGGGGTAAAACGCATTCTTCGCTGCCATCCCTGGAATGAAGGGGGATATGACCCTGTACCGTAATTCGCACATAAACGAAAAGTTGTAAGCATGGACAGACAAGCGA is a window of bacterium DNA encoding:
- the yidD gene encoding membrane protein insertion efficiency factor YidD — encoded protein: MKKAVTAVLVFLIRVYKFAISPLFPPSCRFYPTCSSYTMEAIQKHGPAKGSWLGVKRILRCHPWNEGGYDPVP